A window from Nocardioides mesophilus encodes these proteins:
- a CDS encoding serine hydrolase: MTSGTVRLLRDLRADLDAAGLTGWFLVRDLDSGEEIGIDPDTRVPLASLVKVPLAAAVLDKVARGELSEGTPLCLTGGGGREVGPAGLARFRFPATIALADVVYLSTCLSDNVAADALFDLVRPAQVTHYLRGLGVTDLTVRHRLSDLTQTPAEALAQTPELAQTLAAHGGTPSGGHRVRQLDSARASSGTARACVDLLERLWTTPSPVAPDVSQRVRELMGHHVVARQRLWPDFASDAATWSSKTGTLLNHRHEIGVVEHAEGDRYAVAALTASRVSAGIQHVAEATMASVARRLRDHLRH; the protein is encoded by the coding sequence ATGACCTCGGGCACCGTGCGCCTCCTGCGCGACCTCAGGGCCGACCTGGACGCCGCCGGCCTGACCGGCTGGTTCCTGGTGCGCGATCTGGACTCCGGGGAGGAGATCGGGATCGATCCCGACACCCGGGTCCCGCTCGCGTCGCTGGTCAAGGTTCCGCTGGCCGCAGCCGTCCTCGACAAGGTGGCCCGGGGCGAGCTGAGCGAGGGGACACCACTGTGCCTGACCGGCGGCGGAGGTCGCGAGGTCGGACCGGCAGGTCTGGCCCGGTTCCGGTTCCCGGCCACCATCGCGCTCGCCGACGTCGTCTACCTCAGCACGTGCCTGAGCGACAACGTGGCCGCCGATGCACTCTTCGACCTGGTGCGTCCCGCGCAGGTGACGCACTACCTCCGTGGGCTCGGCGTGACCGACCTGACCGTGCGTCATCGGCTCTCCGACCTCACCCAGACCCCGGCCGAGGCCCTGGCCCAGACGCCGGAGCTGGCTCAGACGCTGGCAGCCCACGGCGGCACGCCGAGCGGGGGGCACCGCGTGCGGCAGCTCGACAGCGCCCGCGCCAGCTCCGGGACCGCGCGCGCGTGCGTCGACCTGCTCGAGCGGCTGTGGACCACGCCCAGCCCTGTCGCGCCCGACGTGTCCCAGCGGGTCCGCGAGCTCATGGGGCACCACGTCGTCGCGAGGCAGCGACTCTGGCCCGACTTCGCCTCGGACGCGGCCACCTGGTCGTCGAAGACAGGGACGCTGCTGAACCACCGTCACGAGATCGGTGTGGTCGAGCACGCCGAGGGCGATCGCTACGCCGTGGCGGCCCTGACGGCCTCGCGGGTCTCCGCGGGGATCCAGCACGTCGCCGAGGCAACCATGGCGAGCGTCGCCCGCCGACTGCGCGACCACCTCCGTCACTGA
- a CDS encoding alpha/beta fold hydrolase, with protein MIVNINGADLTIETYGPEDAPVLIAHHGGGGIGSLAEPRQTFGPLSDAFRVIVYDARGCGTSQGVPPYSHEQWAADLDGVREWAGAEQIVVAGGSYGGIIAMEYALAYPDRVQAMILRDTLADWSNMDAARENARTQTRVEVNWENFDRYWSGNIRDDADLKACWAELIPLYDVHYDPAAAAASVEAGYYRHEAHNWCFQHNAVGYDLKPALPSLTCPTLVTVGRADWVTPVASSETIASLLPNAELVVFENSGHSPQVEEAELFQQTMRAFLAKAVPGQLAR; from the coding sequence ATGATCGTGAACATCAACGGTGCCGACCTCACCATCGAGACCTACGGCCCCGAGGACGCACCGGTCCTCATCGCGCACCACGGGGGCGGCGGCATCGGCTCGCTCGCCGAGCCGCGCCAGACCTTCGGGCCGCTCTCCGACGCGTTCCGCGTGATCGTGTACGACGCCCGCGGCTGCGGCACCAGCCAGGGCGTGCCGCCGTACTCCCACGAGCAGTGGGCGGCCGACCTCGACGGGGTCCGGGAGTGGGCCGGCGCCGAGCAGATCGTCGTGGCCGGCGGCTCCTACGGCGGCATCATCGCGATGGAGTACGCCCTCGCCTACCCCGACCGGGTGCAGGCGATGATCCTGCGCGACACCCTGGCGGACTGGAGCAACATGGACGCGGCCCGCGAGAACGCGCGCACCCAGACCCGCGTCGAGGTGAACTGGGAGAACTTCGACCGCTACTGGAGCGGCAACATCCGCGACGACGCCGACCTCAAGGCCTGCTGGGCCGAGCTGATCCCGCTCTACGACGTCCACTACGACCCGGCAGCGGCGGCGGCGAGCGTCGAGGCGGGGTACTACCGCCACGAGGCGCACAACTGGTGCTTCCAGCACAACGCGGTCGGCTACGACCTCAAGCCCGCGCTGCCCTCGTTGACCTGCCCGACGCTCGTCACGGTCGGCCGGGCCGACTGGGTGACCCCGGTGGCGTCCTCGGAGACCATCGCGAGCCTGCTGCCGAACGCCGAGCTCGTGGTGTTCGAGAACTCCGGCCACTCCCCGCAGGTCGAGGAGGCCGAGCTTTTCCAGCAGACGATGCGGGCCTTCCTCGCGAAGGCCGTCCCGGGGCAGCTCGCACGATGA
- a CDS encoding class I SAM-dependent DNA methyltransferase, with the protein MAKERCDDRSVLLAREALRPHVPRGRPAADFYRAEADRQGGRVLELGCGTGNKLIPIASDGHPCVGLDLSPDMLAEARHKADERGVAVEWVHGDMRDFDLGGTFDFVFIAANSLLHLHEAEGLVSCFRSVRRHLAPGARFAFDVFNPSLRLLAEAVGVRRPRESLSFTDPERGEVSVDVAETYDARAQVTRGTWHLSTQSEPDFLVLPLEIRSIFPQELPLLLSLGGLRLVDRFGDWSGRPFTGDEPLQLCVCESA; encoded by the coding sequence TTGGCAAAGGAGCGATGTGATGACCGAAGCGTTCTACTCGCACGCGAAGCTCTACGACCTCATGTTCCCCGGGGCAGACCCGCAGCGGACTTCTACCGGGCCGAGGCCGATCGCCAGGGCGGGCGTGTCCTGGAGCTCGGGTGCGGCACCGGGAACAAGTTGATTCCCATCGCGTCCGACGGGCATCCCTGCGTCGGCCTGGACCTCTCACCGGACATGCTGGCCGAGGCTCGCCACAAGGCGGACGAGCGCGGAGTAGCGGTGGAGTGGGTGCACGGCGACATGCGTGACTTCGACCTGGGCGGCACCTTCGACTTCGTGTTCATCGCGGCCAACTCCCTGCTGCACCTGCACGAAGCCGAGGGCCTGGTGAGCTGCTTCCGCTCGGTCCGGCGACACCTGGCACCTGGCGCGCGCTTCGCCTTCGATGTCTTCAACCCGAGCCTGCGCCTCCTGGCCGAAGCCGTCGGCGTACGGCGCCCGCGGGAGTCGTTGTCGTTCACCGATCCCGAACGTGGCGAGGTGAGCGTCGATGTCGCTGAGACTTACGACGCCCGGGCGCAGGTGACCCGCGGGACGTGGCACCTCTCGACTCAGTCCGAGCCCGACTTCCTGGTCCTGCCCCTCGAGATCAGGAGCATCTTCCCGCAAGAGCTGCCGCTGCTGCTCTCACTCGGCGGACTTCGGCTCGTCGATCGCTTCGGCGACTGGTCGGGCCGACCGTTCACCGGGGATGAGCCGCTCCAGCTCTGCGTCTGCGAGTCCGCCTGA
- a CDS encoding response regulator, which produces MDTVTDPSPDPARSPDKRPLRVLVVDDDGVVRAGLTMMLGGAEDIEVVGEAADGHDAVRQVDSLRPDVVLMDIRMPRMDGLRATKAVMSRPRPPRVIVLTTFDADAHIIEALSAGAEGFLLKDTPPPDIVEAVRRVAAGEPMLSPSVTRAILARLRDSDTSERAREAQRRLAALTDREREVASAVGRGLSNGEIATELHLSVPTVKGHVAQLFHKLGVVNRVQVAMCVHAAGQA; this is translated from the coding sequence ATGGACACCGTGACCGACCCCAGCCCCGACCCCGCGCGGAGCCCGGACAAGCGACCTCTCCGAGTCCTCGTCGTCGACGACGACGGTGTGGTCCGGGCAGGGCTCACCATGATGCTGGGCGGCGCGGAGGACATCGAGGTCGTCGGCGAGGCTGCCGACGGCCACGACGCGGTCAGGCAGGTGGACTCACTGCGGCCCGACGTGGTCCTGATGGACATCCGGATGCCACGCATGGACGGCCTCCGGGCGACCAAGGCGGTGATGTCGCGCCCACGACCGCCCCGCGTCATCGTTCTCACCACCTTCGACGCCGACGCCCACATCATCGAGGCCTTGAGTGCCGGCGCCGAAGGGTTCCTGCTCAAGGACACGCCGCCACCCGACATCGTCGAGGCCGTCCGGCGTGTGGCGGCCGGCGAGCCCATGCTGTCGCCGTCGGTGACGCGTGCGATCCTCGCCCGCCTGAGAGACAGCGACACGTCGGAGCGTGCGCGTGAGGCACAGCGACGGCTCGCCGCATTGACCGACCGCGAGCGCGAGGTCGCCTCTGCGGTCGGGCGTGGCCTCAGCAACGGTGAGATCGCGACCGAGCTGCATCTGTCGGTGCCCACGGTCAAGGGTCACGTCGCCCAGCTGTTCCACAAGCTCGGCGTCGTGAACCGCGTCCAGGTGGCGATGTGCGTGCACGCCGCGGGCCAGGCCTGA
- a CDS encoding sensor histidine kinase, whose protein sequence is MLALAFSLLSWLTASADRSAFDRVGDVALGLVAFALVAVRRRWPVAVAVGTTALAALTSLAAGPAILATVSLATGRRWRPMLVVGALAVVGGEVFTHLHPWSRTDPPWLVTVLNAALIAASMAWGMYVGSRRELIWSLECRAAAAESERDLRAARSRLEERARIAREMHDVLAHRISHIAIRAGALHYRTDISCHEMRDTAGAIRESAHLALIDLRAVLGVLRDEAGELERLPQPAHGDLADLIEEARRSGMRVTWSDHIADDAVPDGVGRTIYRIVQEGLTNAGKHAPGADVEIELAGTAEEGVTVVVRNALGFGRSSTPGAGLGLVGLTERAQLSGGRLEHGREGRDFVVRTWVPWTP, encoded by the coding sequence GTGCTGGCCCTCGCCTTCAGCCTGCTGTCCTGGTTGACGGCCTCCGCGGACCGTTCCGCGTTCGACAGGGTCGGCGACGTGGCGCTCGGGCTGGTGGCGTTCGCGCTCGTGGCGGTCCGCCGTCGCTGGCCCGTGGCGGTCGCGGTCGGAACGACAGCGTTGGCAGCACTGACGTCACTCGCCGCTGGACCTGCCATCCTCGCGACCGTCTCGCTCGCCACGGGTCGGCGATGGCGACCGATGCTGGTGGTCGGGGCTCTTGCGGTCGTCGGCGGCGAGGTCTTCACGCACCTGCACCCGTGGTCGAGAACCGATCCCCCGTGGCTCGTCACCGTCCTCAACGCCGCGCTGATCGCCGCTTCGATGGCCTGGGGAATGTACGTCGGGTCGCGCCGCGAGCTGATCTGGAGCCTGGAGTGCCGCGCCGCCGCGGCTGAGAGCGAGCGCGACCTGCGTGCCGCGCGGTCGCGGCTCGAGGAACGCGCCCGCATCGCCCGGGAGATGCACGACGTCCTCGCGCACCGCATCTCCCACATCGCCATTCGAGCCGGCGCCTTGCACTACCGCACCGACATCAGCTGCCACGAGATGCGTGACACCGCCGGCGCGATCCGCGAGTCGGCGCACCTGGCCCTGATCGACCTGCGCGCCGTGCTCGGGGTGCTGCGCGACGAGGCGGGTGAGCTGGAACGGCTCCCCCAGCCCGCGCACGGAGATCTCGCCGACCTCATCGAGGAGGCGCGTCGGTCGGGGATGCGCGTCACGTGGAGCGACCACATCGCAGACGACGCAGTGCCCGACGGTGTCGGTCGCACGATCTACAGGATCGTCCAGGAAGGACTGACCAACGCAGGCAAGCACGCGCCGGGCGCCGACGTCGAGATCGAGCTCGCCGGCACCGCGGAAGAGGGCGTCACGGTCGTCGTGCGCAACGCGTTGGGCTTCGGGCGATCATCCACCCCCGGCGCCGGACTCGGTCTCGTGGGACTGACCGAGCGGGCTCAGCTGAGCGGGGGACGGCTCGAGCACGGGCGCGAGGGGCGCGACTTCGTCGTCAGGACGTGGGTCCCATGGACACCGTGA
- a CDS encoding ABC transporter permease, with translation MTTNTDRQTLPRFNFETTPRIRFSRLVSVELQKAVDTRAGKWLVAAILALTAGIMVLYYAIGEDTDKTFVNFIGFAAGPQSFLLPVLGVLLMTSEWSQRTALVTFALAPSRTQVIGAKVVAAIILGIVAFAGAVIVATVATLAAGRQDGFADVTAPTLLLFLAVQLLGVLQGVAYGLILLNTPAAIVALFVLPTASTILFTGVRSLSDIAPWVDLQTAQSPLVNGDFDITGTQLAQIGVTALIWIVLPFLAGWLRVMRAEIK, from the coding sequence ATGACCACCAACACCGACCGACAGACCCTGCCCCGGTTCAACTTCGAGACCACTCCGCGCATCCGCTTCTCGCGACTGGTCTCGGTCGAGCTGCAGAAGGCCGTCGACACCCGCGCAGGAAAGTGGCTCGTCGCTGCGATCCTCGCGCTGACGGCCGGCATCATGGTCCTCTACTACGCCATCGGCGAGGACACCGACAAGACCTTCGTCAACTTCATCGGCTTCGCCGCCGGCCCGCAGAGCTTCCTGCTGCCCGTGCTCGGTGTCCTGCTCATGACCAGCGAGTGGAGCCAGCGCACCGCTCTGGTGACTTTCGCGCTGGCACCGTCACGGACCCAGGTCATCGGCGCCAAGGTCGTCGCCGCCATCATCCTGGGAATCGTCGCGTTCGCCGGTGCGGTGATCGTCGCCACGGTCGCCACCCTGGCGGCGGGACGACAGGACGGGTTCGCCGACGTCACCGCCCCGACGCTCCTGCTCTTCCTCGCCGTCCAGCTGCTCGGCGTCCTCCAGGGAGTGGCGTACGGATTGATCCTGCTCAACACGCCAGCAGCGATCGTGGCCCTCTTCGTCCTGCCCACTGCGTCCACGATCCTGTTCACCGGCGTTCGGTCGTTGTCGGACATCGCTCCGTGGGTCGACCTGCAGACCGCCCAGTCCCCCCTGGTCAACGGCGACTTCGACATCACCGGCACGCAGCTCGCCCAGATCGGTGTCACTGCCCTCATCTGGATCGTCCTTCCCTTCCTCGCCGGCTGGCTCCGCGTCATGCGAGCCGAGATCAAGTAG
- a CDS encoding LysR family transcriptional regulator, which yields MDLVAACEAFVSVAERGSFTRGAAAVGMSQPGASRRIAALERHLGVPLLDRSGRSPALTLAGHRVLDAARQVVRASETLLLEAEEAGLRSLHLAVPTGCDVRELAAVELASRDAGMHLVLTEAEPRTRADLLSRGRVEAQVAAVPGEEGDWTVALGLAGALPRPGRVHLDQLRPSGRNPTSGAVLVHVLPEDDVPHLRDPLLAAAESAGLGTSQVLVTTSWAAALASVLASTDLVMLSEHEARRLDLAWSPLAHPPLTRGYALSGAAGSGSERLRAAIGPELAAALGADDASRSGGRP from the coding sequence ATGGATCTGGTGGCCGCATGCGAGGCGTTCGTGAGCGTCGCCGAGCGAGGCAGCTTCACGCGGGGTGCAGCTGCCGTGGGAATGTCCCAGCCCGGGGCGAGCCGCCGCATCGCGGCGCTGGAACGCCACCTCGGAGTTCCGCTCCTCGATCGGTCGGGGCGGTCCCCGGCGCTGACGCTGGCGGGCCACCGGGTGCTCGACGCCGCCCGGCAGGTGGTCCGGGCCTCCGAGACGCTCCTGCTGGAGGCCGAGGAGGCCGGACTGCGCTCGCTCCACCTAGCCGTTCCCACCGGGTGCGACGTACGGGAGCTGGCCGCCGTCGAGCTCGCCAGCCGGGACGCAGGAATGCACCTGGTCCTCACCGAGGCCGAGCCTCGCACGCGGGCCGACCTGCTGAGTCGCGGACGGGTGGAGGCCCAGGTGGCGGCGGTGCCGGGCGAGGAGGGTGACTGGACGGTGGCGCTCGGCCTCGCCGGCGCACTCCCCCGTCCGGGTCGCGTCCACCTCGACCAGCTCCGGCCATCCGGCCGGAACCCGACCAGCGGGGCAGTGCTGGTGCACGTGCTCCCCGAGGACGACGTGCCGCACCTGCGTGACCCGCTCCTTGCGGCCGCGGAGTCCGCCGGGCTCGGCACCTCCCAGGTCTTGGTGACGACGTCGTGGGCCGCGGCGCTGGCGAGCGTTCTCGCCTCCACCGACCTGGTGATGCTGTCCGAGCACGAGGCGCGACGCCTCGACCTGGCCTGGTCGCCGCTGGCTCACCCGCCCCTGACGAGGGGGTACGCACTGAGCGGTGCCGCCGGCTCCGGCTCCGAGCGGCTGCGCGCCGCGATCGGCCCCGAGCTCGCCGCGGCCCTGGGCGCTGATGACGCGAGTCGGAGCGGGGGCCGGCCATGA
- a CDS encoding response regulator: MTTVLLVDDHPLFLDGVRAALDSAPGVEVVGEAHDCRQAVEQAVALRPDVVLMDLNLPDGSGIDATREILATAPGTGILVITMSADDDAVVAAMRAGARGYVVKGSGRADLLQAVATVAAGGAVFSPTVAARLGEFFRGLAAQPGREMFPQLSEREREVLDLVARGHDNRRIARELFLSEKTVRNHVSTLLGKLEAPDRSEAIARARRAGLGQEPG; encoded by the coding sequence ATGACCACTGTCCTGCTCGTCGACGACCACCCGCTCTTCCTCGACGGTGTCCGCGCCGCTCTCGACTCGGCCCCGGGCGTCGAGGTCGTCGGCGAGGCCCATGACTGTCGCCAGGCCGTCGAGCAGGCCGTGGCGCTGCGGCCCGACGTGGTCCTGATGGACCTGAACCTCCCTGACGGCTCCGGCATCGACGCCACCCGCGAGATCCTCGCGACCGCGCCCGGGACCGGCATCCTGGTGATCACCATGTCGGCCGACGACGACGCCGTGGTCGCTGCGATGCGCGCCGGCGCACGCGGGTACGTCGTGAAGGGTTCCGGCCGGGCGGACCTCCTCCAGGCGGTGGCGACCGTCGCGGCCGGTGGCGCGGTGTTCAGCCCCACGGTGGCCGCGCGGCTCGGCGAGTTCTTCCGCGGGCTCGCCGCCCAGCCCGGCCGCGAGATGTTCCCGCAACTCAGCGAGCGCGAGCGCGAGGTGCTCGACCTCGTTGCCCGCGGCCACGACAACCGTCGGATCGCCCGCGAGCTCTTCCTGTCCGAGAAGACGGTTCGCAACCACGTCTCCACGCTGCTCGGCAAGCTCGAGGCGCCGGACCGTTCCGAGGCGATCGCTCGGGCGCGCCGCGCCGGACTCGGGCAGGAGCCCGGCTGA
- a CDS encoding antibiotic biosynthesis monooxygenase, which produces MWAQVQRVSTDPEREAEVLEIFEQLRAIEQEDSGLLQTLVMRSQKDPTEVFVVVVFESEEKARAREEDPRRQEPLQRIRAAMGDVLNGPPDFFDCDVLVNS; this is translated from the coding sequence ATGTGGGCGCAGGTGCAGCGGGTGAGCACGGATCCGGAGAGGGAAGCCGAGGTTCTGGAGATCTTCGAGCAGCTGCGTGCCATCGAGCAGGAGGACTCCGGTCTTCTGCAGACCTTGGTCATGCGTAGCCAGAAGGATCCGACCGAGGTGTTCGTGGTCGTCGTGTTCGAGAGCGAGGAGAAGGCTCGCGCGCGCGAGGAGGATCCCAGGCGCCAGGAACCGCTGCAGCGCATTCGCGCAGCCATGGGGGACGTCTTGAACGGGCCGCCTGACTTCTTCGACTGCGACGTTCTTGTCAACAGCTAG
- a CDS encoding sensor histidine kinase, translated as MLEESRPEDDLPPGARPASVGRVTVTPWTLLVAAVGVLSALAALLLVSVQGTWSLGPARQVPVDATVGVTFSVMAAVVLSSRSLNAGSRLLGRVLMVAGACSGVTALSTALSLGATGPSTPAGVAVQVQGCLWVPGFLPLLTLVPLLYPDGLLPGRLWRWTALASVVGIITLTAGVGLYPETFEGRATLVKPLVHLGLAQALAVFAATLLLPATVVALGSLVVRFRRSRGLVRRQVAVLLFAAALLAVATAAQGLLPTPVDVAVQAAAAGLLPVAIGVAVTRHGLYELDTAVARALVAASLAVCLAGAYLTLFVVLQTLPQNGSALSAAIAAGLTGAVMQPLARRLQVGVDRMYYGDRADPFAVTSALAARLSRTGLDVAHVPQVLCDVVIEGLRLPGARVRLALTGEAGAVASAGTTTGSCATTFPMLHRGDVVAALDVWQRSGERALHPRDEVVLRGLADQVAPAVAALRLHQQLQRSREALVAARESERLQLRRDLHDGLGATLAGLRLQIETARDLADQPTVGGLLGSAGDGVAQAVAEVRAITEGLRPAAIDELGLARALEALAERVRTPGLEVEVGVDAGVTADPAVEVALHRIAAEALANVVRHARASRVSLRVRDDRHVRLEVSDDGVGLAAADSASGGSGLGLASMRQRAEEVGGTLEVTSTQAGTTVHALLPHTVGDLR; from the coding sequence GTGCTGGAGGAGTCGCGCCCCGAGGATGACCTCCCTCCCGGGGCGCGACCGGCGTCCGTCGGGCGGGTGACCGTCACGCCGTGGACCTTGCTCGTCGCCGCGGTCGGTGTGCTCAGCGCCCTCGCCGCGCTCCTGCTCGTCAGCGTCCAGGGGACGTGGAGCCTCGGTCCGGCCCGGCAGGTCCCCGTCGACGCCACCGTCGGGGTCACCTTCTCGGTCATGGCGGCCGTGGTGCTCAGCTCGCGCTCGTTGAACGCCGGCTCCCGCCTCCTGGGCCGGGTCCTGATGGTCGCCGGGGCCTGCTCCGGGGTGACCGCGCTGTCCACCGCACTCTCCCTGGGCGCTACGGGGCCCTCGACGCCGGCGGGCGTCGCTGTCCAGGTCCAGGGCTGCCTGTGGGTGCCGGGCTTCCTGCCGCTGCTCACCCTGGTGCCGCTGCTCTACCCCGACGGCCTGCTCCCCGGCCGGCTGTGGCGGTGGACGGCACTTGCCTCGGTCGTCGGCATCATCACCCTGACGGCCGGAGTCGGTCTCTATCCCGAGACGTTCGAGGGCCGTGCCACGCTCGTCAAGCCGCTGGTCCACCTCGGCCTGGCCCAGGCATTGGCCGTGTTCGCGGCCACGCTGCTGCTTCCCGCCACCGTGGTCGCCCTCGGCTCCCTTGTCGTGCGCTTCCGACGCTCACGCGGGCTCGTGCGCAGGCAGGTGGCTGTGCTGCTCTTCGCGGCCGCGCTGCTCGCCGTCGCCACCGCTGCCCAGGGTCTGCTGCCCACGCCGGTCGATGTCGCCGTCCAGGCGGCCGCCGCCGGGCTGCTGCCCGTCGCCATCGGCGTCGCGGTCACCCGCCACGGTCTGTACGAGCTGGACACCGCCGTCGCCCGGGCGCTGGTCGCGGCGAGCCTGGCCGTCTGCCTGGCCGGTGCCTACCTGACTCTCTTCGTCGTGCTCCAGACGCTGCCGCAGAACGGTTCGGCACTGAGCGCCGCGATCGCGGCTGGCCTTACCGGGGCGGTCATGCAGCCACTGGCCCGTCGGCTGCAGGTCGGCGTGGACCGGATGTACTACGGGGACCGCGCCGACCCGTTCGCGGTCACCTCGGCGCTCGCCGCGCGGCTGAGCCGCACGGGCCTCGACGTCGCACACGTCCCGCAGGTCCTGTGCGACGTGGTGATCGAGGGGCTGCGCCTACCCGGTGCCCGGGTCCGCCTCGCCCTGACCGGTGAGGCCGGAGCGGTCGCCTCCGCGGGCACCACGACAGGGTCCTGCGCGACGACGTTCCCGATGCTGCACCGTGGGGACGTCGTCGCCGCGCTCGACGTGTGGCAGCGGTCGGGCGAGCGTGCGCTGCATCCCCGCGACGAGGTCGTGCTCCGCGGGCTCGCCGACCAGGTGGCGCCGGCCGTCGCGGCGCTGCGCCTGCACCAGCAACTGCAACGCAGCCGGGAGGCGCTGGTGGCCGCCCGTGAGAGCGAGCGGCTGCAGCTGCGGCGCGACCTGCATGACGGGCTCGGTGCCACCCTGGCGGGCCTCCGGCTGCAGATCGAGACCGCCCGCGACCTCGCTGACCAGCCCACGGTCGGCGGCCTGCTCGGTTCGGCGGGAGACGGCGTCGCACAGGCGGTGGCCGAGGTGCGCGCGATCACCGAAGGGCTGCGTCCCGCCGCCATCGACGAGCTCGGGCTCGCCCGGGCGCTGGAGGCCCTCGCCGAGCGGGTGCGCACGCCCGGACTCGAGGTGGAGGTCGGGGTCGACGCGGGCGTCACCGCCGACCCTGCTGTCGAGGTCGCGCTGCACCGGATCGCCGCCGAGGCACTGGCCAATGTCGTGCGCCACGCCCGTGCCTCACGGGTCAGCCTGCGCGTCCGCGACGACCGGCACGTCCGACTCGAGGTCAGCGACGACGGGGTCGGCCTGGCCGCCGCCGACTCCGCTTCGGGCGGGTCGGGGCTGGGACTGGCCTCGATGCGTCAGCGCGCCGAGGAGGTGGGCGGCACCCTCGAGGTGACGTCCACGCAAGCCGGCACCACCGTCCATGCCCTGCTGCCGCACACCGTGGGAGACCTGCGATGA
- a CDS encoding class I SAM-dependent methyltransferase, which yields MHEHKRFDDEAATWDDDPGHEKRQVAVAQAIREAVTLSPRMKAVDVGAGTGRLSILLADLVGSVVVTDPSAGMVQVARERIEAAGLSDRLRAVQADLTTDRLDGAYDVVWSSMALHHVEDLDGLLGSVAGLLVDGGRLAVADLDEDPDGAFHADKPDFAGHHGFDRKRLADQLARAGFADVGFVDATTILKGDREFGVFLCTATKVPEAGGDH from the coding sequence ATGCACGAACACAAGCGATTCGACGACGAGGCAGCGACGTGGGACGACGACCCCGGCCACGAGAAGCGACAGGTGGCGGTAGCCCAAGCCATCAGGGAGGCCGTGACCCTCAGCCCGCGGATGAAGGCGGTCGACGTCGGCGCCGGCACGGGCCGGCTGAGCATCCTGCTCGCCGACCTGGTCGGCTCCGTTGTCGTGACCGATCCCTCCGCCGGGATGGTCCAGGTCGCACGGGAGCGGATCGAGGCCGCCGGGCTCAGTGACCGACTGCGCGCTGTCCAGGCAGACCTGACGACAGACCGGCTCGATGGGGCGTACGACGTGGTGTGGAGCTCCATGGCGTTGCACCACGTCGAGGACCTCGATGGACTGCTGGGGTCCGTGGCGGGCCTCCTGGTCGACGGTGGCCGGCTGGCCGTCGCGGACCTCGACGAGGACCCCGACGGCGCCTTCCACGCCGACAAGCCCGACTTCGCCGGACACCACGGATTCGACCGGAAACGCCTTGCCGACCAGCTGGCCCGGGCCGGATTCGCCGACGTCGGCTTCGTCGACGCCACCACCATCCTCAAGGGCGACCGCGAGTTCGGCGTCTTCCTGTGCACGGCGACCAAGGTGCCTGAGGCCGGCGGAGATCACTGA
- a CDS encoding SRPBCC domain-containing protein has translation MTDFTRSFDVVINAPLHDVFEYCRDPHHLFEGWRELEVTDVVLTPEGVGTKAHIVGRFVKGMMVEQIEREYTEFVPDERIVSKAHAHVRFAGRTKEVANGPIFTWLFEDLDGSTKLTFVILEEDLGWWQTLVESVSVVVMAKTMHTMLAAIKTGVESQSSAA, from the coding sequence ATGACGGATTTCACGCGTAGCTTCGACGTGGTGATCAACGCTCCGTTGCACGACGTGTTCGAGTACTGCCGCGACCCGCACCATCTCTTCGAGGGGTGGCGGGAGCTCGAGGTCACCGACGTCGTCCTGACGCCGGAGGGTGTCGGCACCAAGGCGCACATCGTGGGCAGGTTCGTGAAGGGGATGATGGTCGAGCAGATCGAGCGCGAGTACACCGAGTTCGTTCCCGATGAGCGGATCGTCAGCAAGGCTCATGCGCACGTGCGCTTTGCAGGACGGACCAAGGAAGTGGCCAACGGCCCGATCTTCACGTGGCTGTTCGAGGACCTGGACGGCAGCACGAAGCTGACGTTCGTGATCCTCGAGGAGGACCTCGGTTGGTGGCAGACCCTCGTCGAGTCGGTCAGCGTCGTCGTCATGGCGAAGACCATGCACACCATGCTGGCGGCGATCAAGACCGGCGTGGAGAGCCAGTCGTCAGCCGCCTGA